A region from the Vicia villosa cultivar HV-30 ecotype Madison, WI linkage group LG3, Vvil1.0, whole genome shotgun sequence genome encodes:
- the LOC131661718 gene encoding linamarin synthase 2-like, translating to MESNQKPHAVFVPFPAQGHINPMMQLAKLFRCNGFHITFVNTEFNHKRFIRSLGSDFVKGLPDFQFETIPDGLPESDKDATQDVEPLCEAVRNNCYAPLKELVIKLNTSSPDIPVTCVVADGLSGFAGRVAKDLGIREMQFWTASACGFLGYLYFDELVERGILPFKDENFNVDGTLETSLDWTSGMKDIRLKDLPSFIRITDLDDIMFNFQGSEAQNCLRSSTIIINSFEELEGEALDTLKTKNPNIYSIGPLHMLGRNFPEKEHGFKESGSSLWKTDRECIKWLNKWKPFSVLYVNYGSVTVMTNNHLKEFAWGIANSKLPFLWIMRPDTVMGEEITSLPQEFLNVVRDRGYITSWCFQDEVLAHPSVGGFLTHCGWNSTLEAISSSVPTICWPFFAEQQTNCRYLCNTWRIGMEINYDVKRDEITEIVMKMMEGEKGKEMRHECLKWKKKATKATNLGGSSNNNFHKLIKEVLRPNVI from the exons ATGGAGTCTAATCAAAAACCTCATGCTGTATTTGTTCCATTTCCAGCACAGGGTCATATCAACCCAATGATGCAGCTAGCCAAACTCTTCCGTTGCAACGGTTTCCACATAACCTTTGTCAACACCGAGTTCAACCATAAACGTTTCATTAGATCTCTTGGATCAGACTTCGTGAAAGGTCTCCCAGATTTTCAATTCGAAACCATACCCGATGGTTTACCAGAATCAGATAAAGACGCAACACAAGATGTCGAACCGTTGTGTGAAGCAGTTAGAAATAACTGTTATGCTCCGTTGAAAGAGCTTGTGATTAAGCTCAACACTTCATCACCAGATATTCCAGTTACTTGTGTAGTTGCTGATGGACTTTCGGGGTTTGCTGGAAGAGTAGCGAAGGATTTGGGGATTCGAGAGATGCAGTTTTGGACTGCTTCTGCTTGTGGATTTCTTGGATATTTGTATTTTGATGAACTTGTCGAAAGGGGAATTCTTCCATTCAAAG ATGAAAATTTTAATGTCGATGGTACCTTGGAAACAAGTTTAGATTGGACTTCAGGAATGAAAGATATTAGACTAAAAGATTTACCAAGCTTCATAAGAATCACCGATCTGGATGATATTATGTTTAATTTTCAAGGATCTGAAGCACAAAATTGTTTGAGATCGTCAACAATTATAATTAACTCATTTGAAGAATTGGAAGGTGAAGCTCTCGACACCCTTAAGACTAAAAATCCAAACATATATAGTATTGGTCCCCTTCACATGCTTGGTAGGAATTTTCCAGAGAAGGAGCATGGTTTTAAGGAGAGTGGATCAAGTTTGTGGAAAACTGATAGAGAATGCATAAAATGGTTGAACAAATGGAAACCTTTCTCTGTCTTATATGTTAATTATGGAAGTGTAACTGTTATGACAAATAATCACTTGAAAGAATTTGCTTGGGGAATAGCAAATAGTAAGTTACCATTCTTATGGATAATGAGGCCAGATACAGTAATGGGTGAAGAAATTACATCTTTACCACAAGAGTTTTTAAATGTGGTCAGGGATAGAGGATACATAACTAGTTGGTGTTTTCAAGATGAAGTTCTTGCTCATCCATCTGTAGGGGGATTTTTAACTCATTGTGGTTGGAATTCTACACTTGAAGCTATTTCTTCAAGTGTGCCTACTATTTGTTGGCCATTTTTTGCTGAACAACAAACAAATTGTAGATATTTATGTAACACTTGGAGAATAGGGATGGAAATTAACTACGATGTGAAAAGGGATGAGATAACAGAAATTGTGATGAAAATGATGGAAggagaaaagggaaaagaaatgaGACACGAGTGCTTGAAGTGGAAAAAGAAAGCTACAAAAGCTACTAACTTGGGAGGATCGTCAAACAATAATTTTCATAAGTTAATCAAAGAGGTTCTTCGTCCCAATGTTATTTGA